A single genomic interval of Nostoc commune NIES-4072 harbors:
- a CDS encoding cytochrome P450, with protein sequence MTATYNLPDGPQMPRWLRMIKFIGQPIKYVDDFAKIYGDTFTIRSSRSDNHLVYFSQPQALEQIFTADSSHFEVGRGNIGLKFLLGDRSFMLADGDRHQRQRQLLTPPFHGERMLAHGQDIQKITRQVSNEWQIGKPFKIRESMQEITLRVILRVVFGLNEGKLFEELRRSLSDLLDFISSPLMSSAFFFSFMQKDFGAWSPWGRILQQQQKIDQLIYALLRERRAQSDQNRQDILSLMMAARYDDGQGMSDEELHDELMTLLVAGHETTASALTWAFYWIDHLPEVREKLLQELNTIRVNPDLSTVAKLPYLTAVCQETLRIYPIAMTAFVRVVKTPIKIMGYELPQGTAIVPSIYLAHHREEVYPQSKQFKPERFLERQYSPYEYFPFGGGNRRCIGMAFAQYEMKIVLATILSEFQVSLVNKRPVRPVRRGLTIAAPTGMRMVATPQSKRANTPAIV encoded by the coding sequence ATGACAGCAACTTACAATTTGCCTGATGGGCCTCAAATGCCGCGCTGGCTGCGGATGATCAAGTTTATTGGTCAGCCTATAAAATATGTGGATGATTTTGCCAAAATTTATGGTGACACCTTTACTATCAGAAGTAGTCGCTCTGATAACCATCTTGTGTACTTTAGTCAACCCCAAGCGCTTGAGCAGATTTTTACTGCTGATTCCAGCCATTTTGAGGTTGGCAGGGGGAACATAGGACTAAAATTTTTGCTTGGCGATCGCTCTTTTATGTTAGCGGATGGCGATCGCCACCAGCGCCAACGGCAATTACTAACTCCTCCATTTCATGGTGAAAGGATGCTAGCTCATGGTCAGGATATCCAAAAAATAACCCGACAGGTGAGTAATGAATGGCAAATTGGCAAGCCTTTTAAGATCCGCGAGTCGATGCAAGAAATCACTTTGCGTGTTATTCTGCGGGTTGTATTTGGTTTAAATGAGGGAAAACTTTTTGAAGAACTGAGGCGATCGCTAAGTGACTTACTAGACTTCATCAGTTCGCCTCTAATGTCTAGCGCCTTCTTTTTCAGCTTCATGCAAAAAGATTTCGGTGCGTGGAGTCCGTGGGGCCGAATTCTGCAACAACAGCAAAAAATTGATCAACTTATTTATGCTTTGCTTCGAGAACGTCGGGCACAATCCGATCAAAATCGCCAAGATATCCTAAGTTTGATGATGGCTGCTCGTTATGACGATGGTCAAGGAATGTCAGATGAAGAATTACACGATGAGTTGATGACACTGCTAGTAGCGGGACATGAAACTACCGCTTCTGCATTGACATGGGCTTTTTACTGGATTGACCATTTACCAGAAGTGCGTGAAAAGTTGCTACAGGAACTTAACACGATTAGAGTTAACCCCGATTTGAGTACTGTAGCTAAATTGCCCTATTTGACAGCAGTGTGCCAAGAAACATTGCGAATTTACCCAATTGCCATGACTGCTTTCGTGCGGGTTGTGAAGACCCCAATTAAGATTATGGGCTACGAACTGCCACAAGGGACGGCAATAGTCCCCAGTATTTATTTAGCGCATCATCGAGAAGAAGTTTACCCACAATCAAAGCAGTTCAAACCAGAACGCTTTTTAGAAAGACAATATTCACCTTATGAATATTTCCCCTTTGGTGGCGGTAATCGTCGCTGCATTGGGATGGCATTTGCCCAGTATGAAATGAAAATCGTCTTGGCAACTATTTTGTCAGAATTTCAAGTATCGCTAGTCAACAAACGTCCTGTGCGTCCTGTGCGCCGTGGGTTAACAATAGCCGCACCGACTGGAATGCGGATGGTTGCAACACCTCAAAGTAAGCGTGCAAATACACCAGCGATCGTTTAG
- a CDS encoding BMC domain-containing protein has translation MPMAVGVIETLGFPSVLAAADAMVKAAAVTIVYYGQAESARLLVAVRGHVSEVNRAVEAGIAAGEQVKVGTVITHYIVPNPPENVETILPIHFTEKSEPFRMF, from the coding sequence ATGCCAATGGCCGTTGGCGTAATTGAAACTTTAGGTTTTCCTAGTGTCTTAGCAGCAGCAGATGCAATGGTCAAAGCTGCCGCAGTCACAATTGTGTATTATGGTCAAGCAGAAAGCGCTCGTTTGTTAGTCGCTGTCCGGGGACACGTTTCTGAAGTAAATAGAGCTGTTGAAGCCGGAATCGCTGCTGGAGAGCAAGTAAAGGTTGGTACAGTAATCACTCACTACATAGTTCCCAATCCTCCGGAAAATGTGGAAACCATATTACCAATCCATTTCACTGAAAAATCAGAACCTTTCCGCATGTTCTAA
- a CDS encoding tautomerase family protein, with protein sequence MVQIKIYGTASFIRHSRSAISEAIHSCVVEALVYPQDKRAHRFFPLEPDDFIYPVGRSEKYIIIEISMFEGRTIETKKKLIRLLFSRLSEQVAIAPIDIEITITETPKHNWGIRGTTGDELNLNYQ encoded by the coding sequence ATGGTACAAATTAAAATCTATGGCACTGCTTCATTTATACGTCATTCTCGCAGTGCCATTTCTGAGGCAATTCATTCTTGTGTTGTTGAAGCTTTAGTATATCCTCAAGACAAGCGTGCCCATCGTTTCTTTCCTCTCGAACCCGATGATTTCATCTATCCCGTCGGACGTTCAGAAAAATACATCATCATTGAGATTAGTATGTTTGAGGGACGCACTATTGAAACGAAAAAGAAACTAATTAGGTTATTGTTTTCCCGCTTATCTGAACAAGTTGCAATTGCACCTATAGATATAGAAATCACAATTACAGAAACTCCAAAACACAACTGGGGTATTCGGGGAACAACAGGAGATGAATTAAATCTAAATTACCAATAA
- a CDS encoding ParA family protein: MPKIIAILNGKGGVGKTTTAVNLAANFAKKKKVLLIDADIQGSASWWFGRSQQGMGFDLSQETDPTLLGDLQKITGYDLVVVDTPPALRSEALVAVVAIAHYLVLPTPPAAMDLAILVETVKQAVIPVGTPHRVLLTKVDTRSIGEALEAKNTLTRLGIPACNTFIRAYKAHERAALEGVAISQWRGSNAREAELDYRRAADELQRDWRK, encoded by the coding sequence GTGCCAAAAATCATCGCTATTCTCAACGGTAAAGGAGGAGTCGGTAAAACGACCACCGCAGTCAATCTGGCTGCGAACTTTGCGAAGAAAAAAAAGGTACTGCTGATTGACGCAGATATTCAAGGTTCTGCCAGTTGGTGGTTTGGGCGCAGTCAGCAAGGAATGGGATTTGATTTATCTCAAGAAACAGATCCCACACTTTTAGGTGATTTACAAAAGATAACAGGTTACGATTTAGTAGTAGTAGATACGCCTCCCGCGCTGCGCTCTGAAGCATTAGTAGCGGTAGTTGCGATCGCACATTATCTAGTTTTGCCTACACCCCCAGCCGCAATGGATTTAGCTATCCTAGTGGAAACAGTCAAGCAAGCGGTCATTCCCGTGGGAACTCCTCATCGGGTACTGCTTACCAAAGTGGATACGCGCAGTATAGGGGAAGCACTAGAAGCAAAAAACACTCTCACTCGATTAGGTATTCCTGCTTGTAATACCTTTATCCGTGCTTATAAGGCTCATGAAAGAGCGGCACTTGAGGGTGTAGCGATTAGTCAATGGCGAGGAAGTAATGCACGGGAGGCGGAGTTAGACTACCGCCGTGCAGCTGATGAATTACAGCGTGATTGGAGAAAATAA
- a CDS encoding YggT family protein, with protein sequence MSLLITTLVTFVTFYSYLLLIRVLLTWFPQINWYNQPFAALAQITDPYLNLFRSIIPPLGGMDFSPILAFFALNLAGGFLRAIPY encoded by the coding sequence ATGAGTTTACTGATTACGACACTAGTTACCTTTGTCACCTTTTATAGCTATTTGCTACTCATCCGGGTTTTGTTGACCTGGTTCCCGCAAATCAACTGGTATAATCAGCCATTTGCTGCTTTAGCCCAGATAACCGACCCTTATTTGAATCTATTCCGCTCAATTATTCCCCCATTGGGTGGTATGGATTTTTCTCCGATCTTAGCTTTCTTCGCGCTCAACTTAGCTGGTGGCTTTTTGAGAGCCATTCCTTATTAA